A window of the Butyricimonas faecalis genome harbors these coding sequences:
- a CDS encoding PHP domain-containing protein → MCRKAKWLGHTAVGICDRNTMAATLNLQKECANTGLKHIFGYSLTMMHEEERVGLKIYALDNEGLHNLLRIQRAVMVDSEDNTLRYEQLLMYAAGCVPVFATRSVYWMAGHPKQVERIRKGAEAVYYQVDANEYKADRIDREQLEALKYYFGNCYDADTDSFTVEPVLIPDCYYMDKDDAGYRIVVNKIATGAAHEQSDDQYFKTADELYDTLRPLFSGQWDFDSLFRRMCRPTVEIAGRADASFETGRMFMPEYRMRPQERERYGDRRTMFLRLLDDWLDREVPEPERERYRERLDEEVYIIESTDNVDYFLVQWDMVREAHRRGIATGIGRGSAGGSLVSYLLGITSIDPLKYDLIFSRFLVPERCGLSWKDELTVLAPDITLGKGERYVEIESEGKSYRLCPDARLRVIRAGEERTIYADELMCGDEILFDRRDCLWNLKELETHESDLRTSPSL, encoded by the coding sequence TTGTGCCGCAAGGCGAAATGGCTCGGGCATACGGCTGTCGGCATCTGCGACCGCAATACAATGGCCGCCACGCTGAACCTTCAGAAGGAGTGCGCCAATACCGGGCTGAAACATATATTCGGCTACTCGCTGACAATGATGCACGAAGAAGAACGTGTCGGGCTGAAGATTTATGCCCTGGATAACGAGGGGTTGCATAATCTGCTGCGCATCCAACGGGCCGTCATGGTCGATTCGGAAGACAACACCCTCCGCTATGAACAGCTGCTGATGTATGCCGCAGGTTGTGTGCCGGTCTTTGCCACCCGTTCAGTCTACTGGATGGCCGGACATCCCAAACAGGTGGAGCGTATCCGAAAAGGAGCCGAAGCGGTCTATTACCAGGTCGACGCCAACGAATACAAGGCGGACCGCATCGACAGGGAGCAACTGGAAGCCCTGAAATATTATTTCGGCAACTGCTATGATGCCGACACGGATTCATTTACAGTAGAACCGGTCCTGATTCCGGACTGCTACTACATGGACAAGGACGATGCGGGGTACAGAATCGTGGTGAACAAGATTGCCACGGGAGCAGCCCATGAACAGAGCGATGACCAGTATTTCAAGACAGCGGATGAATTGTATGACACGCTCCGTCCTCTGTTCTCCGGGCAATGGGACTTCGACTCCCTGTTCAGGCGCATGTGCCGTCCCACGGTGGAGATTGCCGGACGTGCGGACGCCTCATTCGAGACCGGGCGCATGTTCATGCCGGAATACCGTATGCGGCCACAAGAGCGGGAACGGTATGGCGACCGCCGTACGATGTTCCTCAGACTGCTTGACGACTGGCTGGACCGGGAAGTGCCGGAGCCGGAACGGGAACGCTATCGGGAACGGCTGGACGAGGAAGTCTATATCATTGAATCGACCGACAATGTGGACTATTTCCTGGTGCAGTGGGATATGGTGCGGGAGGCACACCGGAGAGGCATCGCAACCGGTATAGGTCGCGGTTCCGCCGGGGGATCGCTGGTTTCCTACCTGCTTGGCATAACCTCCATCGACCCGCTGAAATATGACCTTATATTCTCGCGCTTCCTCGTGCCGGAACGCTGCGGGCTCAGCTGGAAAGACGAACTGACGGTGCTTGCCCCGGACATCACACTCGGCAAAGGCGAGCGTTACGTGGAAATCGAGTCCGAAGGAAAGAGCTACCGTCTTTGCCCGGATGCCCGCCTGCGGGTAATCCGGGCTGGAGAAGAGCGGACGATATACGCAGATGAATTGATGTGTGGCGACGAAATCCTTTTTGACCGCCGAGATTGCTTGTGGAACTTAAAGGAACTCGAAACCCATGAATCCGATCTACGAACATCACCGTCCCTATGA